Within Novosphingobium resinovorum, the genomic segment ACCCCTGGGCGACTACCTGTCGCGGCAGGGGTTCGCCGTCGTCCAGGCGTCGAGCGCGGCCGAGGCCCGCTCGCGCCTGCGGGACGCCAAATTCGACCTCGTCCTGCTGGACATCATGATGCCCGGCGAGGACGGCCTGTCGCTCTGCCGCCATCTGGTCGAGGCGCAGGACGTGCCGGTGATCTTCCTCACCGCGCGCGGCGAGGCGACCGACCGCATCGTCGGGCTGGAGATCGGCGCCGACGACTACGTCGTGAAGCCCTTCGAGCCGCGCGAACTGGTCGCCCGCGTGCGCAGCGTCCTGCGCCGCGCCAACCGCGCCGCGCCCGCGCCGGTCGAGAACGAGGCCTTCGAGTTCGAGGGCTGGCGGCTCGATCCGCTCAAGCGCCGCCTGATCGATGCCGAAGGCGCGGTCGTCGCCATTTCCTCGGTGGAATACCGGCTGCTGATGGCCTTCCTCGAACACCCCCGGCAAGTGCTCAACCGCGACCGCCTGCTCGACATGGTGCAGGGCCGCGAGGCGCACCTGTTCGACCGCGCGGTGGACAACCAGGTCAGCCGCCTGCGCCGCAAGATCGAGCAGGACAGCCGCAACGCCCAGCTTATCCAGACGGTCTGGGGCGGCGGCTACATGCTGGCGGCGGACGTGCGCCGCGTACCGATAGAGGACTGATGCGCCTTGCGATCCCTTCCGTGATCAGGCCCCGCAGCCTGATGGGCCAGATGCTGCTCGCGGTGGCGGCGGCGCTGCTGCTGGTGCAGGGCATCGGCGCCCTGCTCGTCTACCGCGCCCAGCGCGAGGGCTACGAGGCCGGCATGAGCAATGCCGTCGCCTTCAAGCTCATTGCCGAGACGCGCGGACGCGGTGCCCTTGGACGGATGCTGCGCGGCAACGATCGGGACCGGGATCGCGCGCCTTTCGGTGGGCCGCCCCTGCGCGGCTTCCCGCTGGAACTCAGCGAGGGCTCCCCGCTGCGCACCGGCGAAAAGCGTGACGCCGACATGGAAGAGCGGCTGCAGCACACGCTGGCCGAACAGGACTTTCCCGCTTCGCAGATCGTGGTCGTCCACCGCACCGTCGGCCGGGATGCGTTCGCCCGCACTCATACCTACAAACGCGCCGCGCATGGTCGGCTCGAAGGGCCGGAAGTCAGCGAGATGATGGACGATCACTTGCTGGTGGTCGGCGTCAAGCAGCCAGGCAAGACCAGCTGGATGGTCGCCCGCGTGCGCAGCCCGCGCGCCTTCAACGTCATGATCCGCCCGCTGATCG encodes:
- a CDS encoding response regulator, whose amino-acid sequence is MNDTAPAPSPAKLLLVDDEASLREPLGDYLSRQGFAVVQASSAAEARSRLRDAKFDLVLLDIMMPGEDGLSLCRHLVEAQDVPVIFLTARGEATDRIVGLEIGADDYVVKPFEPRELVARVRSVLRRANRAAPAPVENEAFEFEGWRLDPLKRRLIDAEGAVVAISSVEYRLLMAFLEHPRQVLNRDRLLDMVQGREAHLFDRAVDNQVSRLRRKIEQDSRNAQLIQTVWGGGYMLAADVRRVPIED